The following coding sequences are from one Deltaproteobacteria bacterium window:
- the fabG gene encoding 3-oxoacyl-[acyl-carrier-protein] reductase — MSELTRTALVTGGTRGIGKAIVKKLAGLGYQVYFTFVSRPELAESLCADIAATGGHAMGFQLDASDWDAVAHFFSEQIKDKVHLSVLVNNAGITKDGLLVRMKREHWEQVLTVNLTGAFVCLQQAAKIMVKQRAGRIVNISSVVGQTGNAGQINYCASKAGMIGMTKAAAQELASRGITVNAIAPGFIETDMTETLPQEVRAKYLERIPLGSLGSAENIADAVAYLASDQASYITGQVLGINGGLSM, encoded by the coding sequence ATGAGCGAACTGACCAGGACCGCCCTGGTAACCGGCGGCACCAGAGGGATCGGCAAGGCCATTGTAAAAAAACTTGCAGGCCTGGGGTACCAGGTTTATTTCACCTTCGTCAGTCGTCCAGAGCTGGCGGAGTCCCTGTGCGCCGACATCGCGGCCACGGGTGGCCATGCCATGGGCTTCCAACTTGACGCCAGTGACTGGGACGCCGTGGCCCATTTTTTTTCCGAACAGATCAAGGACAAGGTCCATCTCTCGGTGTTGGTCAACAACGCCGGGATCACCAAGGACGGGCTTTTGGTCCGCATGAAGCGCGAACACTGGGAGCAGGTGCTGACCGTCAACCTGACCGGGGCCTTTGTCTGTCTGCAACAGGCCGCCAAGATCATGGTCAAGCAGCGGGCCGGTCGCATCGTCAATATCAGCTCCGTGGTTGGACAAACCGGCAATGCCGGCCAGATCAACTACTGCGCGTCCAAGGCGGGCATGATCGGCATGACCAAGGCGGCCGCCCAGGAACTGGCCTCGCGTGGCATCACCGTCAACGCCATCGCCCCGGGTTTCATCGAAACCGACATGACCGAAACACTTCCCCAGGAGGTACGCGCCAAATACCTCGAACGGATCCCCCTGGGCAGCCTCGGTTCGGCCGAAAACATCGCCGATGCCGTGGCCTATCTCGCATCCGACCAGGCGTCCTACATCACTGGTCAGGTGCTCGGAATCAACGGCGGCCTGTCCATGTAG
- a CDS encoding acyl carrier protein, protein MSIEQKVKELVVEQLGVSPDEVKPESSFVEALGADSLDLTELIMAMEEEFDIEIDDEDAQKIATVQDAINYIKANS, encoded by the coding sequence ATGTCTATTGAACAAAAAGTTAAAGAACTGGTGGTCGAACAGCTGGGCGTTTCCCCCGACGAGGTCAAGCCGGAATCCTCCTTCGTGGAGGCCCTGGGCGCCGACTCCCTGGACCTGACCGAGCTGATCATGGCCATGGAGGAAGAATTCGACATCGAAATCGATGACGAGGACGCCCAGAAAATCGCCACGGTTCAGGACGCCATCAACTACATCAAGGCGAATTCCTAG